In Melitaea cinxia chromosome 11, ilMelCinx1.1, whole genome shotgun sequence, a genomic segment contains:
- the LOC123657875 gene encoding uncharacterized protein LOC123657875, which produces DRRHGAMSFHLAQMLTGHGCFGRYLCRALGREPTSECHHCDAGAEDTAEHTRAVCPAWCEERAALSAAIGADLSLPAVVSAMVGSEENWSAVSSFCSAVMLRKEAAERERERDPNSLPS; this is translated from the coding sequence gataggcgacacggtgcgatgtcgttccacttggcgcagatgctgaccgggcacggctgcttcggtcgctatctgtgccgagcgctggggcgggagccgacgtcggaatgtcaccattgcgacgccggcgccgaggacacggcggagcacacgcgcgcggtctgcccggcgtggtgcgaagagcgcgccgccctgtcggcggccatcggagcggatctctcgctgccggccgtggtctcggccatggtcggcagcgaggagaactggagcgccgtctcctccttctgcagcgccgtgatgctgcggaaggaggcggcggagcgggagcgggaacgggatccgaactcgcttccgtct